Below is a window of Humulus lupulus chromosome 2, drHumLupu1.1, whole genome shotgun sequence DNA.
TAGCAGGAATAGGAAAAAACTCCTCCGGGCATTAGGAATCTGGGTGATCACGCGCTTCACGTGGTATTAGGACTGACAAAAATGACCGCTTATTTCAGACAGCCCAGCCCGGACCATCGCTTTTATCGTCAACAGCTCGATAAAGGAAGTCGGCTTTGGGAAAAAAGAATTCCTTTGTCGGGCGCTAGTCAAAGTAGTAAAAAAGGGCAAGTGGGCAAGTAGCGAGTAGGAGCAGTGTTGGGCTTTGTGGTCGTTAACGGGAACAAATGAAGAGGAGCACCCCCCGCAATCGATTGGCTAATCAAAGTCAAAGCGGCCAGCTTATTTTGAATGGGTCACCAATAGAACCGTCGGTTCTTGAGAATCTAAGATCGGGACCACCTTTAATTTCAAGTTACCCGGTCTGGTTCCAAACCTGCCGTTCATTCAACACTGCTACAACTGGAGCACGCATTCGTCGACCGGCAGAAGTGCTTAATCTGTTTCTAATGGCCAACCAAAGGCCCCATGGACTTGGTAGCAGACGGGTCGGACGATGGTTGTGTCCTGAACCCAGTCAGCGGCACATCTCCTATCTCCTAGAGAAGCGGCTGAACAGCTGCGAGCCGTTAGTTTCCTGGAGAAAGGCGGTACCATGGGCAGGTTGCTGAGACTCTGGAGAAAACGCAGAGGCAACAGAAGCAAAGGCACGACCGAGACGGAACCGCTCATAAGTTCCAGGTGGGAGATCGACTGTGGTTAAAGTTGCCTAAGGAAAGCAACCGCAAGCTTAAACCATTGCAGGACCATTCACTCTGCAAGAGAAGGTCAGGGAGAATGCGTTCAAACTAGAACTGCCCGCCACCCCGTCTTCAATGTTGATCAGCTGAGATTGAAAGAGCCCTCCATCTTGGATGAGGCGACTGAACCTGAGGTTGAGTTGGAGATCGACGACCTCATTCCTGATCGACAGCCGGTGTTAACCGAAGACCGGCCAAACTAAAGAGAGCCCGAAGAAGAGGGAAAAAGCTCTCTCTACAGAGTGGGGTGGGAGATGTTCTCGCCACAGAAGCCAAGTGGTTCACGGCTGAACAGGTACGTAAGGAGTTCAAACAAATAATGAAGTCAAAGTCGTGTTGGGCTGCGATAAAATTGAGGTTCGGAGGATCTACCGCGTCCAGTCTATTCCGAAGGTGCAAGATAGGTTCCCGATCAACACGAGGCTCGAGAGACCTCGCCCGATAGAGATTTCAACTACATTGAGCCCCGGATTGGGGGAGAGTTTCTAGTTTCCCGACAGGTCGATGTACAACCGACAGGTGAATGTTTTACCAAAGTCGTGTACAACTCCTTTCATGTGTATTGATTTCCGCTTATTAGTTTCCTAAACGATTTCTCCACAGCACCCCCTGACCAAACAAAAAACCAGAAAGCCAAGATCTCTATAAAGCAAGGGAAAGAGTACAGACATGCAGCAGAGAAGGAAGAAAGACGAATGCTATGAGAGCTTAGCTTGGACGGAATAAGGTCTAGGGGAGACCGCCCATTTATCGCATGTGAGGGGAAGACTAGTAAAAGATTCGAGCTGTAAACTCGCAATATAGTAAGACGGAATATGAATGAAGGATTGAAGCATCTGACCGGGCTCTGGAGATGAATACCGAAAGAGCTTACCGTATGCACCATCGACCTCAGACAGCTGGACCGGGCGGTGGAAGAACTAAAAAGAAAAAACGTAGTAGCCTAACCGAGGTTTTTATTCCAGCTCAACTATATATAGTTGAAAATAGAGTGGAAAACTACGCTTCAAAATCAAGCTAAAAAAACGGTCCCTTTGACCCCATGAAAGTGACCTTTTGGATTAGCCTCTGAGACCGAGCTGCTAACAAAAGGGCAAAAGCAGGATTGAACTGATTGTTTGATTGCTCGGAGGATGCAGAACAGCTTCGCTCGCTTCGTTCTTCTCCTTCCCAACGATGCATAGCAATGCATGGCAACCTCGATGGATTTGGTAGGTAGGGCTGAGTGAGGGAGATTGATCGCTTAGCTGCTTTGCTTAGCTCGGAACGATGGACAGGAGATAGCTCCGAACACAAGCTATGACTGATTAGCAGTGCACTGCGTAGGTTGCTGCTTATCCCTTAAAAGGATGGGGATAGGAACAAATGAGCTGCCCTTTGCCCCCCGGCCGATCATCCAATGCTTTCGTCCGTCTCCGCTCAACGATTGGAGGAGAAATGCATTTACTGGGCGGCTCGAGGAGGTGGGTACGAATGAAAAGTAAGCGGTCGGAGATAGATTGGCTTCAAGCTCTCATGATCGTCGACGGGTGGGCATAAGAAACAAGTACGGATAAGAGGAGGAGAAGGTGAATTGGATTTAGGACACTAAGAAAGACACAAAGAAATCAATACTCTTCATTCACTCAAGCAAGCCGGTAAAGAATTCCCTTAATACCGAAAGCAAAAGAGAAAGAGATGGGCATGGTTGGACCCACTGTCTTGTCTTTGCTAGGACTGGTAGCTACGTGATTGAAAGAAGCTAGCTAGGCAGCTAAGGGAGGCAGAGAAATCTTTGTGTGTCGGGTGTTGAGCTGACAATGAAGTCAATGTCCAAGTTCCACCCTCTGTTCGTCAATTCACCCTACCGCCTTTGAACGGAATTGAAGAGAGGGATCCCAATCCATATTATATACGTATTAACTGGCGGGTCGATCGGTTTATCGACTAAACTTATCCCGAACCATGAAATCGTATCTTCAAAGGGAAGTAATGGAAGGAATTTACATAAACCACCAACCTTAATTGTCCCCGATAAAAGGGGGAGGATAAGTATTGGGTTGGGCGAAGAGCTCACCTTCTCGATCTTGTCGGGACCGGTGGGAATGAGAGGAACGGAGTGAAACCTAGTAGAGCGCTCCTGCGTGATACGGGGCCAGCAATCATATGACAGGTAGAACCGGATGCGGGGGGAGAAAGTGAAACTGGGAGGTAATTATCTTAAAGCAAGAGGGCAATCAAGCAAGCGATTGTAGGTACGCtaagtatatatattatattatcttATATAAGAAAAGCAGATTGGTGTGGAACTAGATCCTCTGCTAGAGTAAGAGTTGTTGTGTAGCCAAGTTCACCTGCCCAATGCCAATGATACGAAGAGCTAGCTTTACTACCCTGGGGCTCAGAGAAAAGTCTACTTGCTTGCTAGAGAAGGTGACCCTTTAGTTTTCGGGTTTGCTTGTCGTTTTTGTTTGAATAGAGATTCTGTTAGTGTTCCTTGTACCCGGGTACAAGGtcgaaaagaaagaaaaaaaaagaatttagAATAACAATATCAAGAATTGCTTAGATAACTCAGCGCATCCAAAATCAGAGTCACGCTCTTGCCCTTTAGAAAAGAAGTTGTTCTATGGAAGCCCCCAAAGCTTCCAATAGTTCCATTTCTGACGGGTCCACTAGTTACATCTTTCACTGCATGGTTCGCAGAGTTGGTATTAGGAGGAAGATGAGTTTAAGGATTGCTTCCCAGACGAGGAAATAGCTATCACAGAAGAGGAGGGCATGGAAATTGTACTTACTTTGATGGCGCGGCTATTCAAAAAGGGTACGGAGTAGGGGCATTGCTGATTTCACCTGATGAATCGTACACCCCCATTGCCATTCAACTTTGAAGGAACTAACAATACCACAGAATATGAAGCATGTATCCATGGAATAGAGGCTGCCTTGACCCTGGGAATAGAAGAAATCGAAGTGGGGGATTCGGTGCTTATCATCTGCCAAACTCAAGGGAAGTGGAAAACCAAAGATGAAAAACTTTTGTGTTAGGAGGAAAAAATCCTGTGGCACCGACCGGGGCTGGAGTATTAGACTTTTTCTGTTTCGATAGAGGACTTGCAGTGGAATAAACTAATATATTATATCAATCATTCGGCCGATTTCTTATCCTTCGCTTCAGATGGCAGAGCTACCGCGCTACGTTCCGTTGATTGGTGGATTGAACGAGATTGATTGCTGGGAGTATTGAACAACCAACACAAGAGCTGGTATAGATAAATAGACAAACAAGTTCAGTGCCAGAGTGGATCCTACTCTGTATTTACCAGCAATGAAATGGGGGAGTCATCCATCTAACGAGAAAATGGAGGTGCCGAGAAATCTATATGACCAAGGCTTTGTCACGAGCTGGATTCAAACCAGCACTTCCGGAGGAATTCTCTCCTACTTCATACCATAACGATCGTGATTTGGTTACCCGGTTCCTCACTACCCTACGTGAGTACATCCAGGGGGGCGCTCTGTGTTTCAAGTCGCAAGCCCTCCCTAGTGCTCCCACCTCCCACTCTAAAGTTTGATTGCGCAGTCAGACTAAACTCCCCCTTTGCTTccggttttttttttcaattggaAGAACGTACACCTGAACCGATCTAAAGTAATAGTAGAAAAATTATGTTTCATTTCTTGGGAAAATTTCATATGCTCCTTGTTGAATTTACAAGCTGGCCAGTGCTCCTTAGCGAACTCTATTGCCAAAGGCGGTATGTCCGCATTGGGTAAATCCGTGTCACCAAATTTGGTGAGAATAGTTTTCCTCTTACAGAAGGAGGTTAGCTTCTTCTCTAACATAAGCACGAAATCACTTGGAGGCTTACAGGCCTCCGTGGGACCTGAGGTGTCTTTGGGGAGATAAGGCTGAACGGTTGCATAGAGCTCATTTTTCTCTGGCGACTCCATGCGCAAGACTTCGGGCTGCCCTTCAAGCCCGCTCTCGAAGCCACCAACGCCGGAATTGGCGGAGCTCTCTAGCGGTCCTAGAAAGAGAGAATCTTCCTTAAAATTCATAATAAAGGGATCccataaaaagaaaataaagaatcaatatgaACTCGCAATAAATATGGATCTAGCGCAAAAAGAAAGCAGATGCGGATATATAGAAGTTTAAGAAAAGGGCGTAAGCTATTTTTATTTTGACCAGATAAAATATGAAACAAAACTATGAGACAAAGGACTAAGAGGATAAAAATAAGTGGATGGCAGAGTTTTATTAGAGCCGTGATTTATGGTCCTAGAAAAAGTACAAAACAAAAAGTCGTCAAAAGGGGAATAGGTTGTTTAAGAAGAGAGAATCGTTGGTTCCTTAGAGTCATTTTTCTCGTTCCTATCGTGACAATTCTTGTTCCCCCACCTTTTTAGCGTTCTGGGGCTAATAGGAGAAGAATTCCAAAACAAAAACGTTATAGTTATAGATGGACAGGTTTTGCCTGTCAAATCAAAGGGATGGacataaaaaaaaagaatcagtgtttattattattaggagTCGGTTCTTTGTAAGAATTAGGAATTCCTCTTCCAACTTGTCCCGGAATGGGCGTTATGgcaaagaacaagaagaaaacaaaaggAGAAATTTGTCCAATAGTAACAAATGGAGCCTCCACAGGTTGACATCCGATCCAACCTAGTAGTAAGCAATCCGCCAAAAGCAACCAAAATATTCCTTTGTGAATAGGGCGAAAACTTGAACTACGCacatacatattttttaaaaaaggtAAAGCCAACAGACATATAAAAACTGGTGCTATTGCGGCTACACCTCCCGCTTTGTCAGGTATACTACGAAGAATGGCATGGATCGGTACGAAATACCATTCCGGCACAATATGAGGCGGGGTGGACATCAGATTAGCAGGTATATAATTGTCGGGATGCCCCAAAACATTAGGAGCATAAAAAATCCAAATGGAAGAAAATATAGCAAAAGCTACCCAACCTACTAGATCCTTTACATAAAAATAAGGGTAAAAAGCAATTTTATCCATCTCTGAATGTACACCCAATGGATTATTTGATCCATATTGATGCAATGCGGCCAGATGAAGAAGACTGGCGCCTACTAAAATAAAGGGGAGTAAATGATGAAGACTAAAAAAACGATTTAAGGTGGCATTGTCCACGGAGAAACCACCCCAAAGCCAAGTCACTATGGTATCTCCTACTACAGGTATGGCGCTAGCTAAGCTTGTAATTACTGTAGCTCCCCAAAAGCTCATCTGACCCCAAGGTAGTACATATCCTGTAAAAGCTGTCACAATCATTAATAGGAAGATTACAACTCCGAGACACCGAACAAATTCCCTAGGACTGCTATAACTCGCATGATATAGACCACGAAAAATATGAAGGTGAACCATAATGAGAAACATACTTTCCCCATTAGCATGCATATAACGGAGCAACCAGCCCCCTTCAACATCTCTCATAACGTGTTCTACGCTGTTGAAAGCTAGATCCACATGAGGTGTGTGATGCATAGCTAAAAAAACGCCAGTCACTATCTGAATGACTAAACAAATACCAGCTAAAGGACCGAACCCCCACCAATAACTAAGATTGCTCGGGGTTGGATAATCTATCAAATGCTGATTAAGTGTGGAGGATATAGGTTGTTTAAGAAGAGAGAATCGTTGGTTCCTTAGAGTCATTTTTCTCTTTCCTATCGTGACAACTCTTGTTCCCCCACCTTTTTAGCGTTCTGGGGCCCTACTTActattatataaattattatatataaatagaattttCTATTTCTCTATTTGGAATATTCTTCTTTCCTCTTCGGTGAAAGAGGGCAAAGGTGTGTGGGAGAAAGAATTCTAAAAGGGGAGAAGATTTCGTCCACCAAGCGGGACAGAGTGCGACCCCTAAGCAATTGGAGGTTCTCGCTCATCTCTTGGGGGTCCATATCATCTGAAAACTTTTCCTGTTCCATTAGCATAACTAAATTTGAATAGGATGACTCAGCGTCAGGCTCGAGAGACCTTGCCTTGATTGAATTTTGCTTCGCTGCGCCCTGAATCAATCAAAAAGCTTATTGATTTAATTCATCCTTCATTTGGGCAAGAGGGAGGCTGTGAGTCACCTGGGAAACCGATTTGTCGGTTGGTTGATTCTCGAAATAACCTCTTGAGAAAAAAAAGGCCCTCGGGTCCCGACCCACAAATGAATAGGAAGCGGGGCGAGGGTCTTTCATTAAAGGGGGGAAAAGAGGGGTGGGGATTTgttctgggggggggggggggggcagcctTGCGCAGCTTTAGAAAGGAGAGAATTTCAGAAAGTCTCTCCAACCTTTTCTATCTATCCTTAGAAGTAGAGCGAGAGAAAGTCAATATGAGCGTTGGTTTTTCCAACGAAACTAAGCACTTTTTTGTCTTTATCATTCGGAAGGCTCAGTCCCACACTCTGACTTCAATGATGGGAACAACCTCCGCACTTCGGCGCTCTAATGAACAACAGTTCTCCGCCTTACTTCGGGAGTTACATTCGTAACTTAATGTTATGTTCACGCGGTGATATTCTATCTTTCCAAGAGTACTACCCTGGACGTAGTCTATGTTTGGGGAGCATACTTGACAGGAGATAGACACAGGCGGGAGAGAGGTCTCCCACTTCGATTCCCGCCCCGTTAGCATCTCCGATCCGAGATCAGGGATTAATTACTCTGTTAGGTCTTTTCGGTCCGGAGCCGGCCCGGCCGGTAATGGACCTACTTACCTTGCTTGTGGACCTGCTGCAGCCCTTGTTCTATTGGTTTGGTGGTTGCTACCAAGACGATTTCTTTATGCCCATCAAAGGACCTCGAGATGCTAATCCACGAAAAACGATACGAGAAATTAGAAAGAACTCATATACGGAACGAGGGCGCCCTCGTTCCGTGAAAATACATCGGTTTCTTACTCGTGCAAAGGAACTATTTCTTGGCAACTTGGACAACTTATAACGATGTTTGTCCCGCATATCACTAGGAAGATCGGGATCTTTACAAAAGGCTTTATAAAGCTTTCTTTCGTCTCAATTCATATTTAGCCGCAAGCAATCTACGTTTGTGATCTCGTATATTTCGTTTCTCCGACATCTTACTGAGTTTCCCCCTCATCTTTTTGCAAAAAGCCGCTCCACGGTGGTAAAGTCTCATCTTGTGTGTTGGCCGAAGTTACAATAGTCACATTGAACCCTCGAATATGTTCAAAAATCTCGAAATGATCTTCCAGTTCCGGGGAGAATTCGAAAAACTCCGTTTCCATCGAAAATTGAATGGAGTTTTCCCGTATTTCGACCGGAGAATCTAACAGAGACATTACTGTCGAGATTCTGACCGAAAAATTAGACATTCCATgccctcgaagagtgctttgtcGTGCTAGGTCACTGACATATCCTTTGTCTTTATTTGACCCCAAGAATGGATTGGATCGAAACGACTTCCCTGTCGAACCCCTTTGTGTCTGTATGAATTTCTGACCGCGCGGAATCTCCATAGCCAATTTTCCATTTTTGATTATGAAATCATAGGGTGCCTTTGGTACTACTCTTATTTCACACGATCCAGAAACTTCCATAACGTTGGCGTGATTCGGTTTGAGCAATGGATCCTGACGTGATACCTCTTCGTAATGAAAATAGAGTGGAAACATGAGTTGGCTTTTACAGTATCTATAGAATGAGCACTGTGAACTATCTGCTTCAAAAAGATAGTTGTAAGAATGAAACTTCAACCTTCGATCGGAATACGGATGAGATCAAAAAGGCCCGTTGCTTACTTGCGAAGAAGGAGGCAAAGGATTGCAATAGCTTCGGTTAGAGCAAAGCCCAAAATGGCATAACCAAATGATTGTTTAGCCAATGATGGATTTCGCGCCACGGAATGGATCAAAGAACTGAAGACATTTCCAATACCGACAGCAGCTCCCCTCCCGCTCAGCCCAGTCCGGGAATCCTCTTCGTGATTTCCAAGAAGTGACAAAGAAACAATAGAATAAAGGAGTGTAGGATTGGTATGGGTCACGCGCGGGCTCCCCCATCTCCCAACTCATCTGAAGAATGAATTGGGCCCCTGTGTTGATGATCTACTAGTTGATTCAAGATTTGGGTGATTAACCCCATTTAACTAGTGCCGAAATAGGTCGAGAATCCGAAATGACGGCACAGCACAAGCCGCCATACCTCCGGAGGCTCCGCTTTGCCGCAGATCCACTCTGGTTTCGTCCCGAACCTCTCCTTGACCCATCCTCTTTTATTCTGATTGTGGGGAATTCAATGCACTTGATGTAAACCAGAAAGAAGAGGCTTCCCCATGGGCTGGGAGAGTAGCCGCCTCTTCACTCTCCTTCAGCCGATTCAGATACCGAATCGTATCTCTTGGAGAGAGGTGCAGAAGCTCTCTCTTTGACTCAGGAGGGCGTTCCACCACTTCGACTGATGCGGACGCGGTTCCCTCGTCGTGAAAGAAGTAATGAAAGGGAAGCCCCGGGTCAAACCGCGTTTGTTGTTGCCTGTATTGCTTTCTAGAGTAGAGATCTAGAAATGCATTCTAGGCACAGATCATTGGTATTGGATGAATCGTTAGGTTGTGCCGAGTCAAATCTGCTCCATTTTTTTCCGTTGCAGAAAAGAGATCCCTTCCCCCCGCTTTAAAAAATGATGAATATGAAGTCCATGGGGCTGCATGTACTATGGATCCTCTGACTCGCAATCGGGTTGCCTTCCCAGGTCTCTCCGGTGTTGCCTGTAGGTCGTGATGTGCCTCGAGATGGCCGTCTCCTGTCCCCCTGCCGGTGGGGAATCTGCTCCCGGGTCGTCGCTCTGCTGCGTCTGGCCCGTCCTTTAGGCACCTTTGGAAGGCAGGGAGTGTGACAACGTACACGCTTCCCTTTACTCCATAGGGCCTTCTCATCAGTTGCAGGGTTTGGTGGCCCGAAATTGACTTGGCTTTGCCAAAAGGCCTCATCTCTAGAAGCCCGGCTCGCGAGGCGTCCCTCTCGCAGTAGGGTTCCAAACCTCGCCTCGCTCTTGTGACATGCTATCTTTCCCCTCTTCATTCCCAAGTAAAGGGTGAGTCCCATGCGTCATTTTGTGGATCGCGGTCTCACGCACTAATCCCTACAGGTGCCCGTAGTAGGCCGGCCGCCCTACCTAAACCAATCATCATATCGGTCCCTAGGCCCCATTGCGGGAAAGGCTCGGCTTCAAAACCGTACGTGGAGCTTCCGCCTCATACGGCTCCACTAGGGATGGAGGTAGGCCCAACCCAGGCTTGTGCGGTTAAGGTTTTTGTACACGACCTCATaagaaaagaatgaaagaaaaaTGGATTATGGAACTATATTATTTGAATAGTGTTTCAGCGTAGTCTCTGAGACCCCCTTCAGGTCATTATAAAAAGTAAGGGAGTCCTTGTAAAATGGGCTAGAGCGCCCATTAGCTTACAAATCCGCTAGAATAGCGGGGAGGTTTTCCACATCATATTTGTGCTCCAAGAGCTCTCAAATTTCCTGCAAGCGGTGTGCAGCAGGAAGTCGCAATCCATCTTCTTTCCGCAATTCGCAGATGAGATCGGCTACTTTGTTTTTGCGATCAGTAACCCATTGGGATTCTAGTAGACCCTCGATGGGAAATTGCCCCGCCGCTGGTGCTGGAGGATAAATTTCTGCTTGTTGTTTCGCATGAGGAATGGCTGGCAGAGCATGAGGATTGAGTGGCAGGGCTGGTTGCTGAAGATTTTGATCCATTCTCAAGATCTCGGGCCGCCCCTCCAACTCGCTCCCGATGCCATTAGGCATTACCTCAATGCTGGAACTGGAAATCTCAGAGCCCATAAACATCATTGCCGTGGCTTCGGTTTCGATGAAAAAAATGGAAAGAATATAACCAACTATCCACGCCAGATCCCCTAAACAACCTACATCCAAAGATGAGAGTTGTTGAAGAGCCATTTTTAAGGGCGTATACCCCCCAAAGTATGACACGCACTAGATGTAATGGGACGGACGGGATGAAGCCAATAAAGAAAAGactctaaaataaaaaaacaaaaaaaaaaagaatgtgaTTCGGGCATAGGTTGCCATGTGACTTTATGATACTAAATTGTTCTGTTCCCTTAGATGGGACTCTATTTAACATAACAAAGAGGGTCCGCCATTGTTAACCGGGAAAAGAGTGGGACTTGAAAAGAGGATGGGAGACAGGGGAACTCAAACAAGTAATAGAAGAGAGGAGAGGGCCCTCTAAAAGCCGTACTGCTGCTGTTGTTTCTATACGAAAATTGTGTGAATTTTCTATCAGAGAGAAAGCCTGCATTATACTTGAACTGAACTGTAATTCCGCCTCCTTTATAGCAAGCAttcctttcaaaaaaaaaaagtaagagaAGAGAGTTAGTGCTCATTGACCTCCTTTTTGTTGTTCGAAGTCAATGAATTCCTTTCTTAGCAATTCTAGTTGGAAATGCTTTAAGCGCGTATTGAGACTTCTTAAGTTGAGGAGGTTTTCGGTTTCGCCTTTCCCCTTGGGCTTTATCTTCTTATGTAGTTGAAGATACAACTTGTACTTTTTAATGTACGAATTCTGTAGAAAAGCGAGTACCTCGTTAGCATTACAAGAACACACGAGCACATGACTAAGAGGGAGAAGGTCCTTAAACAGAGAAAAAGTTTTCCTTAACCCGGGGGGAATTACAAGAACAAGACTTGTTTATACTTTGGTCATGTTACAAACCCCAGATGACGACGGATACTAAGACAACTGGGATTCAAAGAAGGATTAAAAGATTTATGGAATTCCGTTCCGTCAGGGGCTGTTTCAACAGCAATAGCAGGAATAGTAATCGAATCACCGGCAATGCTAGAAGCAGCCGAAGTCGTTGCATTAGTGGCATGAGTAATATCAACTGGAGCAGGGAAACTAGAAGGAAGTGGTGATGAAACTGCCATAGTAGGAGCTGCCGGCAGAGGAGTCACAGGCTTGCAGACCTCAGTACGCACCACAGGGATGAAAACCATATCATCATAAGAAGTGCCATTAGTAGAACCTGGAGACTGGATAGTAGCAAACGGAAATGATAATTCATCAAAGATCACATGCCTGGATATGAAAACACGGCCTGAAGAGGGATCGAAACAGCGAGACCCTTTATGGTTGGGGCTATAACCCAAAAATACACATTGGCGAGAATGAGGTTCCAGCTTGTGAGCGGTATAGGGTGCTAAGTGGGGATAGCACGCACACCCGAATGGTCGTAGGGCCTTGTAATCTGGTAGACGACCAAAGAGAGCTTCACTTCAAAAGGAGAACGCCATCCCATAGTAGGCGTAGGCAACCGGTTTATCAAAAACACAGAAGTGCAAATAGCTTCCGCCCAAAAAGAAAGAGGTACAGAGGATGCAATCATTAACGTAAGGCCCATCTCAGAAATATGGCGGTGTTTACGTTCAATCAAACCATTCTgctgtggtgtctttggacaatAAAAATGAGGGTGAATCCCTTTTTCATCACAAAGACTGCGAAAACTAGAGTTATCAGATTCCCGACCACCATCACTCTGAAAGATCTTGAGTGTCATACCAAATGGATTTTCCACAAAAGCCATAAACCGAGTGAAAACAAGAAAATACTTCATTTTTATGTCGCATAAATCCATGAATATCGGGTACAATCATCCGTAAACATAACATAATAGCGAAAACTCGAAAGAGAAGAAATAGGATACATCCATACATCAGAATGCACTAAATAAAAAGGGACATGAGCCCATCTGTCAACAATAGAAAAGGGCTGTTGGGTAGATTTTCCCATAGCACAATCTTTGCAAAAACTAGTAGAAGAAATTCTAGCAGGAAGGTCTAGAAACTTATTGGAAATTAATAaacgtaaaaaaaaaaagaaggatgtCCAAGTCTGTGATGCCAGAGATCGCCTGAAACAGAAGAGGCGGAGAGGGCAGAGAAGGGTCATGTCTTCGGCTGGATAGTTGCTGTATTCGGCTTGATAGGATAGAGATCTCCTTCACATTGGCCTTGAAGCCAGATTTTCCCGGTTCGCAGATCCTTAACCAAAAATCCACAAGGTGTGAAACTTACAAAATGATCTTTCGTAAATTTCACAACTGAGAGAAAATTTGGATGCATGGTAGGAACATGTAACACTCTCGAAAGAGGAAATGTAGAAGAACCCGAGGGTCCGAAGGAGAAACCGTACAAATATTAGCAATGGGAAGGGAATCACCGTTACCAACCATAACTTGATCATTGCCAACATATTCAGATTTCTGAGTCATAGAATGAGCATCACCAGTCATATGTCGCACCAGTGTCCGGATACTAGTTGGGATCATAGGAGTGAGTAATCCGCATGCCAGCGAAACTGTTGGAGAGATCATCGTCAACGGGGACCCGTAAAGAAAACGACAAGAGACAGCAGAATGGCCAAACTTTCCCCAAATTTGGCTTGGCATTGAACACGTCGTCCATCAAAGTCGGATGACGGGGTAGGGCCTAGAAGTCCTGAATTCGAGAAGAAAGATCCACGACCTCCTCGTCCAAAGTCACCACGAATAGCACGACCACCACGGAAGGAGTCCCCGCGACCCCTACCACGACCACGGGTAGTTACAAAGGCAGTAGGGTGGGAAGAATTGGAAGAAGGAATTATTGTTGTGAGTTGGGACTCAAAAGAAAGCAATCGAGCACGAAGATCGGGAAAAGAAGGTAAGGGAGGGATATTAAAGATAGCAGTGACTAGCATAGCATAATCTGGACCAAGACCACGAAGAACGGAGGTAACAAGGTCAACATTTGAGACTGGTTCGTTGATAGCAGCCAACGAATCTGCAAGATTTTTGGCATGTTGAAGATATTGAGAAAGAGATGGATTTCCG
It encodes the following:
- the LOC133818118 gene encoding large ribosomal subunit protein uL5m; protein product: MFPLYFHYEEVSRQDPLLKPNHANVMEVSGSCEIRVVPKAPYDFIIKNGKLAMEIPRGQKFIQTQRGSTGKSFRSNPFLGSNKDKGYVSDLARQSTLRGHGMSNFSVRISTVMSLLDSPVEIRENSIQFSMETEFFEFSPELEDHFEIFEHIRGFNVTIVTSANTQDETLPPWSGFLQKDEGETQ